One genomic segment of Manis pentadactyla isolate mManPen7 chromosome 1, mManPen7.hap1, whole genome shotgun sequence includes these proteins:
- the VHL gene encoding von Hippel-Lindau disease tumor suppressor isoform X7 — protein sequence MPRKAGNVEEAEAGADEYGPEEYGREESGAEESSPEESDPEEPAAEEEMEAGRPRPVLRSVNSREPSQVIFCNRSPRVVLPVWLNFDGEPQPYPTLPPGTGRRIHSYRGHLWLFRDAGTYDGLLVNQTELFVPSLNVDGQPIFANITLPVYTLKERCLQVVRSLVKPENYRRLDIVRSLYEDLEDHPNVRKDLERLTQEHIENQRMEEDNEGFN from the exons ATGCCCCGGAAGGCAGGGAACGTGGAAGAGGCTGAGGCGGGCGCGGACGAGTACGGCCCTGAGGAGTACGGTCGGGAGGAGTCAGGCGCTGAGGAGTCCAGCCCGGAAGAGTCCGACCCGGAGGAACCGGCTGCGGAGGAGGAGATGGAGGCGGGGCGGCCGCGGCCGGTGCTGCGCTCAGTGAACTCGCGCGAGCCGTCCCAGGTCATCTTCTGCAACCGCAGCCCGCGCGTGGTGCTGCCCGTGTGGCTCAACTTCGACGGCGAGCCGCAGCCATACCCGACGCTGCCGCCCGGCACGGGCCGCCGCATCCACAGCTACCGAG GTCACCTTTGGCTCTTCCGCGATGCAGGGACATATGATGGGCTTCTGGTTAACCAAACTGAACTATTTGTGCCATCTCTCAATGTTGATGGACAGCCTATTTTTGCCAACATCACTCTGCCAG TGTATACCCTGAAAGAGCGATGCCTCCAGGTTGTCCGGAGCCTAGTCAAGCCTGAGAATTATAGGAGACTGGACATCGTGAGATCACTCTACGAAGATCTGGAAGACCACCCAAATGTGAGGAAAGACCTGGAGCGGCTGACACAGGAGCATATTGAAAATCAACGGATGGAAGAGGATAATGAGGGTTTTAATTGA